From the genome of Verrucomicrobiia bacterium, one region includes:
- the leuA gene encoding 2-isopropylmalate synthase, whose amino-acid sequence MLKNPSQKYRPFPPVNLSDRQWPSRIITAAPRWCSVDLRDGNQALAVPMNVGQKLELFNTLVKVGFKEIEVGFPSASNTEFTFNRRLIEEQRAPEDVWLQVLVQAREDLIERTIESLAGAKRVIIHLYNSTSPAQRRVVFGMSKREIIQVAVRGAQMIQDRLERLRGTEIMLQYSPESFSATEVEFAREVSEAVMDVWQPTPQRKMILNLPDTVEVAMPNVYADQIEWICRHIKNRDSLIVSLHTHNDRGTGVAATELGLLAGAERVEGTLFGNGERTGNLDVVAVGLNLYMHGIDPKLDFTNLNAVRAVYERCTGMTVPPRQPYAGELVFTAFSGSHQDAIKKGLAEWEDKQIELQSSTSTGAAKSELQHWDVPYLTIDPRDIGREYREVIRVNSQSGKGGVAYLLESEYGIELPKDFQREFGPIANQEVDRLGREVSGAELKAMFWREYIERNTPWELLGFETESRNGGVKCKARLRRDGQTVELTGEGNGPLAALVNGFGKVGELRFEIASYSEHALGAGETASAIAYIQIKQADGKTRWGAGVDTNIELASVHAVLSALNRS is encoded by the coding sequence ATGCTGAAAAATCCGTCTCAGAAATATCGTCCGTTCCCGCCGGTGAACCTGTCGGACCGGCAATGGCCCAGCCGCATCATTACCGCGGCGCCGCGCTGGTGCAGTGTGGATCTGCGCGACGGCAACCAGGCGCTGGCCGTGCCAATGAACGTGGGTCAAAAACTCGAATTGTTCAACACGCTGGTCAAAGTGGGCTTCAAGGAAATCGAGGTGGGTTTTCCATCCGCCTCGAACACCGAGTTCACGTTCAACCGCCGGTTGATCGAGGAGCAGCGCGCGCCGGAGGACGTGTGGTTGCAGGTCCTGGTGCAGGCGCGGGAGGATTTGATCGAACGCACCATCGAATCGCTCGCGGGCGCGAAGCGGGTGATCATTCATCTCTACAACTCGACTTCGCCCGCGCAACGCCGTGTGGTGTTCGGCATGTCCAAGCGGGAAATCATCCAGGTGGCGGTGCGCGGCGCACAAATGATTCAGGACCGGCTGGAACGATTGCGCGGCACCGAGATCATGTTGCAATACTCGCCGGAGAGCTTTTCCGCCACGGAGGTCGAGTTCGCCCGGGAAGTTTCCGAAGCGGTCATGGATGTCTGGCAACCGACCCCGCAGCGCAAAATGATTTTGAACCTGCCGGACACGGTGGAGGTGGCCATGCCAAATGTGTACGCGGACCAGATCGAGTGGATCTGTCGTCACATCAAAAATCGCGATTCACTCATTGTGAGTTTGCACACGCACAACGATCGGGGCACCGGCGTGGCGGCGACCGAACTCGGTTTGTTGGCCGGAGCGGAACGCGTGGAAGGCACGTTGTTCGGCAACGGCGAGCGCACCGGGAATCTGGACGTGGTGGCCGTCGGCTTGAACCTTTACATGCACGGCATTGATCCGAAGCTGGATTTTACCAACTTGAACGCGGTGCGCGCGGTGTATGAGCGTTGCACCGGCATGACCGTGCCGCCCCGCCAGCCGTACGCTGGAGAATTGGTTTTCACGGCCTTCAGCGGCTCGCACCAGGACGCGATCAAAAAGGGTCTGGCCGAATGGGAGGACAAGCAGATTGAATTGCAATCGTCCACGTCCACCGGCGCGGCAAAATCCGAGTTGCAACACTGGGACGTGCCTTATCTCACGATTGATCCGCGCGACATCGGCCGCGAATATCGTGAAGTCATCCGCGTCAACAGCCAGTCCGGCAAGGGGGGCGTGGCGTATTTGTTGGAGAGCGAATATGGTATCGAGTTGCCGAAGGATTTTCAGCGCGAGTTCGGGCCGATTGCCAACCAAGAGGTGGATCGACTCGGTCGTGAGGTGAGTGGCGCGGAGTTAAAAGCCATGTTCTGGCGTGAATACATTGAACGCAATACCCCGTGGGAATTGCTCGGCTTCGAGACCGAAAGTCGAAATGGCGGCGTGAAGTGCAAAGCGCGGTTGCGGCGGGACGGCCAGACCGTGGAATTGACCGGCGAAGGGAACGGCCCGCTGGCGGCCCTGGTCAATGGGTTCGGCAAAGTCGGGGAGTTGCGCTTTGAGATCGCCAGTTACAGCGAGCACGCGTTGGGCGCCGGTGAAACGGCCAGCGCCATCGCCTACATTCAAATCAAACAGGCGGACGGTAAAACGCGGTGGGGCGCGGGGGTGGACACCAACATCGAACTGGCCTCCGTCCACGCCGTGCTTAGCGCTTTGAATCGCAGTTGA
- the thiC gene encoding phosphomethylpyrimidine synthase ThiC, with protein sequence MIAKKDSLEPHSREPLPNSRRVYVAGASHPEVRVPLREIQLADTHSRSGKAIKNEPVRVYDTSGPWGDPEFQGTVEQGLPALRRDWILQRGDVEEYEGRKVQPIDDGYLSDNHRASSNARRQDETGYRLEGLTAPRRRPLRAKPGKVVTQLQYARAGIITPEMEFIAIRENMGRALLENGGLKLADLSRDIIRNDLHKQHVGSAQSSTLHPPSSFTPSVFTRFPQRIPAEITPEFVRSEVAAGRAIIPNNINHPESEPMIIGRNFLVKINANIGNSAVASSIEEEVEKMRWATKWGADTVMDLSTGKNIHATREWILRNSPVPIGTVPIYQALEKVNGRPEDLTWEIYRDTLIEQAEQGVDYFTIHAGVLLRFVPLTASRMIGIVSRGGSIMAKWCLAHHQENFLYTHWDDICDIMAAYDISFSIGDGLRPGAIADANDQAQFGELEVQGELTKRAWAKGVQVMNEGPGHVPMHMIEENMAKQLEWCGEAPFYTLGPLTTDIAPGYDHITSGIGAAMIGWYGCAMLCYVTPKEHLGLPNKKDVKDGVIAYKIAAHAADLAKGHPGAQYRDNAISKARFEFRWEDQFNLALDPVTAREFHDETLPQEGAKSAHFCSMCGPQFCAMKITEDVRKFAAEQGISGEAALQKGMEEKSREFTEKGSELYAKA encoded by the coding sequence ATGATCGCGAAGAAAGATTCCCTCGAACCGCACAGTCGTGAACCCTTGCCCAACAGTCGCCGCGTTTATGTGGCCGGCGCCTCGCACCCGGAAGTGCGCGTGCCCCTGCGTGAAATCCAACTGGCCGACACTCATTCCCGCAGCGGCAAAGCCATCAAGAATGAACCGGTGCGCGTTTACGACACTTCCGGGCCGTGGGGCGACCCCGAGTTTCAGGGCACTGTGGAACAGGGACTGCCCGCCTTGCGGCGCGACTGGATCCTGCAGCGGGGCGATGTGGAGGAATACGAGGGCCGCAAAGTGCAGCCGATTGACGACGGATATCTGTCTGACAATCATCGCGCCAGTTCCAACGCCCGCCGCCAGGACGAGACCGGTTATCGCTTGGAAGGATTGACCGCGCCGCGGCGCCGCCCTCTTCGAGCCAAACCCGGTAAAGTTGTCACTCAACTGCAATACGCCCGCGCCGGCATCATCACGCCGGAAATGGAATTCATCGCCATCCGCGAGAACATGGGTCGGGCGCTACTGGAGAATGGCGGATTGAAGCTGGCGGATTTGTCCCGCGATATTATCCGCAACGACCTTCACAAACAGCACGTCGGTTCGGCTCAATCCTCCACCCTCCATCCTCCATCCTCGTTTACGCCTTCGGTGTTCACTCGCTTTCCCCAACGCATCCCCGCCGAAATCACCCCCGAGTTTGTCCGCAGCGAAGTCGCCGCCGGCCGCGCCATCATCCCCAACAACATCAATCACCCCGAGTCCGAACCGATGATCATCGGGCGCAACTTCCTCGTGAAGATCAACGCCAACATTGGCAACAGCGCCGTCGCGTCGAGCATCGAGGAGGAAGTGGAAAAAATGCGCTGGGCCACCAAGTGGGGTGCGGACACGGTGATGGATTTGTCCACCGGCAAGAACATCCACGCCACGCGCGAATGGATTTTGCGCAACTCGCCCGTGCCCATCGGCACCGTGCCGATTTATCAGGCGCTCGAAAAAGTCAACGGTCGGCCCGAGGACCTCACGTGGGAAATTTACCGCGACACCCTTATCGAACAAGCCGAGCAGGGCGTGGATTACTTCACCATTCACGCCGGCGTGTTGCTGCGCTTTGTGCCGCTGACGGCGAGCCGCATGATCGGCATCGTGTCGCGCGGCGGCAGCATCATGGCCAAATGGTGTCTCGCCCATCATCAGGAGAATTTTCTCTACACCCACTGGGACGACATCTGTGACATCATGGCCGCCTACGATATTTCCTTCAGCATCGGCGACGGCTTGCGTCCGGGGGCCATTGCCGACGCCAATGATCAGGCGCAATTCGGCGAACTCGAAGTACAGGGCGAATTGACGAAACGCGCGTGGGCCAAAGGCGTGCAAGTGATGAACGAAGGCCCCGGCCACGTGCCCATGCACATGATCGAGGAAAACATGGCCAAGCAACTCGAATGGTGCGGCGAAGCGCCGTTCTACACGCTCGGGCCGCTCACCACGGACATCGCGCCCGGCTACGATCACATCACCAGCGGCATCGGCGCGGCGATGATCGGTTGGTATGGCTGTGCGATGCTCTGCTACGTCACGCCCAAGGAACACCTTGGCCTGCCGAACAAGAAAGACGTGAAAGACGGCGTCATCGCCTACAAGATCGCCGCGCACGCCGCCGACCTGGCCAAAGGCCATCCGGGTGCGCAATACCGGGACAACGCCATTTCCAAGGCCCGGTTTGAGTTCCGCTGGGAGGACCAATTCAACCTGGCGCTGGACCCCGTTACCGCGCGTGAATTCCACGATGAAACCCTGCCGCAGGAAGGCGCCAAGAGTGCGCACTTCTGTTCCATGTGCGGCCCGCAATTCTGCGCCATGAAAATCACCGAAGACGTGCGGAAGTTTGCCGCGGAACAAGGAATCTCTGGCGAAGCCGCGTTGCAAAAGGGAATGGAAGAAAAATCCCGCGAGTTCACGGAGAAAGGTAGCGAGCTTTACGCGAAGGCGTGA
- a CDS encoding esterase family protein: MLTLVLGWPLLVWSARLEVVEFASTVLQSNPLQDPVTRRVAVFIPDQATNPTALPVVYYLPGYGSSSDRFIEKADQWRAFCQRVADEVAPVRFVVVDGRNRWGGSQYLNSPAQGNYADYVCNEIVARLEARFAITNRPPRRIIAGHSSGGFGALRLAMQRHDLFDAVMALSPDSDFQDSHLPLVQLPGVTNATLTEVNACMARQMAIPLPRDGDLRYALGLSAAYAPRGSEYPGQFEWLYDAAGRFRERVWQRWMDNDPLTLITRDANVFAPAQSIYLEGPTQDEYKANVGARKMYEQLRHRPARCTFYEPPGKHSEHLAERLERGLAWVFDRPLRDIR; the protein is encoded by the coding sequence GTGCTGACCTTGGTGCTTGGCTGGCCTTTGCTGGTCTGGAGCGCAAGGCTGGAAGTGGTCGAGTTCGCCAGCACCGTGCTGCAATCCAATCCGCTGCAAGATCCCGTCACGCGCCGGGTGGCGGTTTTCATTCCCGATCAAGCCACCAACCCCACCGCTTTGCCGGTGGTGTATTATCTGCCGGGCTACGGAAGTTCCTCTGATCGCTTCATCGAAAAGGCCGATCAATGGCGGGCGTTTTGCCAGCGGGTTGCGGATGAAGTAGCGCCCGTGCGGTTCGTGGTGGTGGACGGGCGCAACCGCTGGGGCGGCAGCCAATACCTCAATTCGCCGGCGCAGGGGAATTATGCGGACTACGTTTGCAATGAAATTGTCGCGCGCCTCGAAGCGCGGTTCGCGATCACCAATCGCCCGCCGCGTCGCATCATCGCCGGACATTCGAGCGGTGGATTTGGCGCGTTGCGACTCGCCATGCAACGCCACGATTTGTTTGACGCGGTGATGGCGTTGAGTCCTGATTCCGATTTTCAAGATTCGCACCTGCCGCTGGTGCAACTGCCAGGAGTGACCAACGCCACGCTGACCGAAGTCAATGCCTGCATGGCTCGGCAAATGGCGATACCGCTGCCGCGCGACGGAGATTTGCGTTATGCGCTCGGGCTCTCGGCAGCGTATGCGCCTCGAGGCTCGGAATATCCCGGTCAGTTCGAGTGGCTTTATGACGCGGCGGGACGTTTCCGTGAGCGCGTTTGGCAACGCTGGATGGATAACGATCCGCTGACGCTCATCACGCGCGATGCGAATGTTTTTGCTCCGGCTCAATCCATATACCTCGAAGGCCCGACGCAGGATGAATACAAGGCTAACGTCGGCGCGCGCAAAATGTATGAACAACTACGTCACCGCCCGGCGCGTTGCACGTTTTACGAACCACCCGGCAAACACAGTGAGCATCTGGCCGAACGCTTGGAACGCGGCCTTGCCTGGGTATTCGACCGTCCGTTGCGGGATATTCGCTGA
- the mgtE gene encoding magnesium transporter encodes MIGKLLKPELEELIRKRDFNELREVLSGFPAQDLAEILADLTPDDEAVLLRILPRDLAAEVFENLPVEDQENLVQALGTEQVAQILNDLSADDRTALLEELPAAITQKLLNLLTPEQRRIATELLGYPRDSIGRRMTPEYVAIQQDWSVAEVLAHLRRQPDKCETISQLYVVDGRGRLVDYVRLRKLVVAPLESPVSALLENQRIFLRAMEDQETAVAAFKKYDTTILAVVDSNEVLVGVVTVDDVLDVAEMEATEDIQKMGGVEALDAPYLRLSLFDMVRKRAGWLAVLFIGEMFTATAMGYFEKEIERAAVLAVFLPLILSSGGNSGSQATTLIIRAMALGDVLLRDWWRVFRRELTTGFLLGCILAVLGAVRILTWQWIGIKDYGAAHFELALAVGGSLIGVVLWGSLMGAMLPMVLRRCKLDPATCSAPFVATFVDVTGIVIYFTVAYFLFLSHPAV; translated from the coding sequence GTGATTGGCAAGCTGCTCAAGCCTGAGCTGGAGGAGTTGATTCGCAAACGTGACTTCAACGAGTTGCGGGAGGTCTTGTCGGGTTTTCCAGCGCAGGACCTCGCGGAAATTCTCGCGGATTTGACCCCGGATGACGAGGCCGTGCTGTTGCGGATTCTGCCGCGCGATCTGGCGGCGGAGGTGTTTGAAAACCTGCCGGTCGAGGATCAGGAAAATCTCGTGCAGGCCCTCGGCACGGAACAGGTCGCCCAGATTCTGAATGATTTGTCGGCGGACGATCGGACGGCTTTGCTGGAGGAATTACCCGCCGCCATTACGCAAAAGTTGTTGAACTTGCTCACGCCCGAGCAGCGGCGCATCGCCACGGAACTGCTGGGTTATCCGCGCGATTCAATCGGTCGCCGCATGACGCCCGAATACGTGGCGATTCAGCAGGATTGGTCGGTGGCCGAGGTCCTGGCGCATTTGCGGCGGCAACCCGACAAGTGCGAAACGATCAGTCAGCTTTACGTGGTGGATGGCCGGGGACGACTGGTGGATTACGTGCGGTTGCGCAAGCTGGTGGTGGCGCCGTTGGAATCGCCCGTCTCCGCGTTGTTGGAAAATCAGCGGATTTTTCTGCGGGCAATGGAAGATCAGGAAACCGCCGTGGCCGCGTTCAAAAAATACGACACCACCATTCTGGCCGTGGTGGATTCCAATGAGGTGTTGGTGGGGGTGGTCACCGTGGACGACGTGTTGGACGTGGCGGAAATGGAGGCCACCGAAGACATTCAAAAAATGGGCGGTGTGGAAGCGCTCGACGCGCCTTACCTGCGCTTGAGCTTGTTTGACATGGTCCGCAAACGCGCCGGTTGGCTCGCGGTGTTGTTCATCGGTGAAATGTTCACCGCCACGGCGATGGGTTATTTCGAGAAGGAAATCGAACGGGCGGCGGTGCTGGCAGTGTTCCTGCCCTTGATTCTGTCCAGCGGCGGTAACTCCGGTTCGCAGGCAACGACGCTGATCATCCGCGCGATGGCGTTGGGCGATGTGTTGTTGCGCGATTGGTGGCGCGTGTTTCGTCGCGAGCTGACCACGGGCTTTTTGCTGGGTTGCATTCTCGCGGTGCTGGGTGCGGTGCGAATTCTCACTTGGCAATGGATCGGCATCAAGGATTACGGGGCGGCGCATTTTGAACTGGCCTTGGCGGTTGGCGGCAGTCTGATCGGCGTGGTGCTGTGGGGCAGTTTGATGGGCGCGATGCTGCCGATGGTGTTGCGCCGTTGCAAACTCGATCCGGCCACCTGCTCCGCGCCCTTCGTCGCGACGTTTGTGGACGTGACCGGCATCGTCATCTATTTCACGGTCGCGTATTTCCTCTTCCTCTCCCATCCCGCCGTATGA
- a CDS encoding DUF1573 domain-containing protein, with translation MKILASAWLIFLTGMMPSAFGQPWSIVATNSRPPVPGVPNPVIPVSPQPRVMHPAQTPPLVNQVLPDGILAFDAEKKEYHAKAGEQNGAFVFNVTNIASHEVTIARVQTSCGCTTANIQLPMKLAPNQVGEIPINMNLAGKFGNVTKTVTIHSDQGQKTLLVTSIIPDRQTSAMTMGANRERNQQIALADRQAVFHGDCASCHVEPLIGKTGKELYTAACGICHEAEHRASMVTDLHRLPPPTDAEYWRFFIVNGKPGTLMPAFAQPQGGPLSDAQIASLVEYLVKDFPSSAKGQ, from the coding sequence ATGAAGATTCTTGCTTCGGCCTGGTTAATCTTTCTGACCGGCATGATGCCGAGTGCGTTCGGCCAGCCTTGGTCCATCGTGGCCACCAATTCCAGACCGCCCGTACCTGGCGTTCCCAATCCCGTCATACCCGTATCGCCGCAACCGCGCGTCATGCATCCGGCGCAAACGCCGCCATTGGTGAACCAGGTCCTGCCTGATGGTATTCTCGCGTTCGACGCCGAGAAAAAGGAGTATCACGCCAAGGCCGGCGAACAAAACGGTGCGTTTGTTTTCAATGTCACCAACATTGCCTCACACGAAGTCACGATTGCGCGCGTGCAAACCTCCTGCGGTTGCACCACGGCGAATATCCAGTTGCCAATGAAATTGGCGCCAAACCAGGTGGGCGAAATTCCGATCAATATGAATCTCGCCGGCAAATTCGGTAACGTCACGAAAACGGTCACCATCCATTCCGATCAGGGACAAAAGACGTTGCTGGTGACGAGCATCATCCCCGATCGGCAAACCAGCGCCATGACCATGGGGGCGAATCGCGAACGAAATCAGCAAATCGCCCTGGCGGATCGGCAGGCGGTTTTCCATGGTGACTGCGCGAGTTGCCACGTCGAACCGCTGATCGGCAAAACCGGCAAGGAACTGTACACCGCCGCCTGCGGAATTTGCCATGAGGCCGAACATCGCGCTTCCATGGTGACTGATTTGCATCGCCTCCCACCGCCCACCGATGCGGAGTATTGGCGCTTCTTCATCGTCAACGGCAAACCTGGCACCTTGATGCCCGCGTTCGCACAACCGCAAGGCGGACCGCTATCGGACGCGCAGATTGCGTCCCTGGTGGAATATCTGGTCAAAGACTTTCCCAGTTCGGCCAAAGGCCAGTAG
- a CDS encoding endonuclease/exonuclease/phosphatase family protein, whose product MRLLCCLLGGWLIGGIAATTQAETNSPTALRVMTFNLRYGTASDGTNVWPNRRPLIRELLTNATPDLIGTQEGLYQQLRELAQDLPDYQWTGVGRDDGKTKGEFMAIFYRPTRLEALSTNHFWLSGTPEVPGSTTWGNQIRRMVTWMEFRDRVTDQKFFFFNTHFDHIVQLSREKSAELLRQRVQELNTQLPVVVTGDFNAAAQRNQVYTLLTEDGFFSDTWLVAKERVNDGVNTFNNYQPPVWKGNRIDWILTRGPVKVLRGEILTAHQENRFPSDHFPVMVWLTL is encoded by the coding sequence ATGCGCTTACTTTGCTGCTTATTGGGTGGGTGGTTGATCGGAGGCATTGCGGCCACGACCCAGGCTGAAACCAATTCCCCAACCGCACTGCGGGTCATGACGTTTAATCTGCGTTATGGCACGGCCTCGGATGGCACCAACGTCTGGCCGAATCGTCGTCCACTCATACGCGAGTTGCTCACCAACGCCACGCCGGACCTCATCGGCACTCAGGAAGGGCTTTACCAACAATTGCGCGAACTGGCGCAGGACCTGCCGGACTACCAGTGGACCGGCGTCGGGCGCGACGACGGCAAAACCAAGGGTGAGTTCATGGCGATTTTCTATCGGCCCACCCGTTTGGAAGCCCTGTCCACCAACCATTTTTGGTTGTCGGGCACGCCCGAAGTGCCCGGTTCAACCACCTGGGGCAACCAGATCCGACGCATGGTGACCTGGATGGAATTTCGCGATCGCGTTACTGACCAGAAATTCTTTTTCTTCAACACGCACTTTGATCATATCGTCCAACTGTCCCGGGAAAAGAGCGCGGAGCTGTTGCGCCAACGGGTGCAGGAATTAAACACCCAGCTTCCAGTGGTCGTTACCGGTGATTTCAATGCCGCCGCCCAGCGCAACCAGGTCTATACGTTGCTCACCGAGGATGGATTTTTCTCGGACACCTGGCTCGTCGCGAAAGAGCGGGTCAATGACGGCGTCAACACCTTCAACAATTATCAGCCGCCCGTTTGGAAGGGAAATCGCATTGACTGGATTCTGACGCGCGGCCCGGTGAAGGTGTTGCGGGGCGAAATCCTGACGGCGCATCAGGAGAACCGGTTTCCGAGCGATCATTTCCCCGTAATGGTCTGGCTCACACTTTGA
- a CDS encoding DUF6259 domain-containing protein: protein MKISRNRYVNLARGWRLGVALGLAICCARSGVAEVVRTGNAQLQIGIEPRLGHLVELVDRASGHNFVSATNAGALWELEFTGGQIPVLQPSRARTFTSRTSARPDAQEWVWSDFNVESAPRLKVVVRVAVDTNEPMSRWKLAVEDYEGLELAAIRFPRLINLQPQPEERLAVPVWMGQQAANPRALLSPASGPPRRWEWHYPGLLSLQCLALTSASGVGCYLACDDAGDYLKDFAAFATTNADLNLEIRHRPEPAQNPAQRYELPYSVVLGSFRGDWFQAAERYRAWATNQSWARASRLQNSLAPAWVTNTALWVWNRGPSPGVIDPALALQRELGLPVSVFWHWWHGCAYDTGFPEYLPPREGAAAFRAALQTAHAHDVRAIVYMNQRLWGMTTASWTNENAARFAVKATDGQIHPEVYNTFSKLPCASMCMGTEFWRHKYASLATAAFRGLDVDGIYMDQACSSLACYDPTHGHSLGSGTYWMQGFQKLAAAIRQQNQVRGGPALAGEGCGENWLPHLDLMLALQVSRERYAGADGWETIPFFHAVYHDYAIFFGNYSSLTAPPYDELWPAEFAPQEPLKLLDRKFATQFRLEQARAFIWGQQPTLANFRTNQLTERAEELAFVLKLARLRAQALPYLLHGQLLPPPEYADVATVTPMSRLSIYAGQQGGVREFEQSEPLIHAATWRTREGAIAVAVVNIGATPATPRLALDHQRHRLPPTGNIYRLDQNGRRKIGAFDQAKIVLTPQLAAADACVLELRPE, encoded by the coding sequence ATGAAAATATCTCGCAATCGTTACGTGAACCTGGCTCGAGGATGGCGGCTGGGTGTGGCTCTGGGCCTGGCGATTTGTTGCGCGCGTTCCGGTGTTGCCGAAGTCGTTCGCACCGGCAACGCGCAGTTGCAAATCGGGATCGAGCCGCGTCTGGGTCACTTGGTGGAATTGGTGGATCGCGCGTCCGGGCATAATTTTGTGAGCGCCACCAATGCCGGCGCGCTTTGGGAGTTGGAATTTACGGGCGGTCAAATACCCGTTTTGCAACCGTCCCGGGCGCGCACATTTACGTCGCGAACCAGCGCCCGTCCCGACGCGCAGGAGTGGGTCTGGAGCGATTTTAATGTGGAATCCGCGCCGCGCTTGAAGGTGGTGGTTCGCGTTGCTGTTGATACGAACGAACCGATGAGCCGTTGGAAACTGGCGGTGGAGGATTATGAAGGACTGGAATTGGCGGCGATCCGGTTTCCGCGTTTGATCAATCTGCAACCCCAACCCGAAGAGCGGCTGGCGGTACCGGTTTGGATGGGACAACAAGCGGCGAATCCGCGCGCGTTGTTGTCGCCGGCGTCCGGCCCGCCGCGCCGTTGGGAGTGGCATTATCCGGGATTGCTTTCCTTGCAGTGTCTGGCGCTCACCAGCGCGTCGGGCGTGGGTTGCTATCTGGCCTGCGATGACGCGGGTGATTATCTGAAGGATTTTGCCGCGTTTGCCACGACCAATGCCGATCTGAATTTGGAGATTCGTCATCGCCCGGAGCCGGCGCAAAATCCGGCGCAGCGTTATGAGCTGCCGTATTCCGTGGTGCTGGGAAGTTTTCGTGGCGATTGGTTTCAAGCGGCCGAGCGTTATCGCGCCTGGGCGACGAATCAATCTTGGGCGCGCGCGAGCCGGCTGCAGAACAGCTTGGCGCCGGCGTGGGTGACCAATACCGCGCTCTGGGTGTGGAATCGCGGTCCATCGCCGGGAGTCATTGATCCGGCTCTGGCGTTGCAACGCGAGCTGGGTTTGCCGGTGAGTGTCTTCTGGCATTGGTGGCACGGTTGCGCCTACGACACCGGTTTCCCGGAATACCTGCCGCCCCGTGAAGGCGCAGCGGCGTTTCGCGCCGCGTTGCAAACCGCTCACGCTCATGACGTGCGCGCGATTGTGTACATGAACCAACGGCTCTGGGGCATGACGACAGCGAGTTGGACCAACGAAAACGCCGCGCGCTTTGCGGTAAAGGCGACCGACGGTCAGATTCATCCGGAAGTTTACAACACGTTCAGCAAGCTGCCTTGCGCTTCGATGTGCATGGGCACGGAGTTTTGGCGGCATAAATATGCCAGCCTCGCCACCGCCGCGTTTCGCGGATTGGACGTGGACGGCATTTACATGGATCAAGCGTGCTCCAGTCTGGCTTGTTATGATCCGACGCACGGTCACTCGTTGGGCAGCGGCACGTATTGGATGCAGGGTTTCCAAAAACTTGCTGCCGCCATCCGTCAGCAAAATCAAGTGCGTGGCGGTCCGGCGCTGGCGGGCGAGGGGTGCGGCGAAAACTGGCTGCCGCATCTGGACCTGATGTTGGCGTTGCAGGTAAGCCGCGAACGCTACGCCGGCGCGGATGGTTGGGAGACCATTCCGTTTTTTCACGCGGTGTATCACGACTACGCGATTTTCTTCGGCAACTACTCGTCGCTGACCGCGCCGCCCTACGACGAGTTATGGCCCGCGGAGTTTGCTCCCCAGGAGCCGTTGAAATTATTGGATCGGAAATTCGCGACGCAGTTTCGCCTGGAACAGGCGCGGGCGTTTATTTGGGGACAACAACCCACGTTGGCCAATTTCCGCACCAATCAACTGACGGAGCGGGCCGAGGAATTGGCGTTTGTTTTGAAACTGGCGCGGTTGCGCGCCCAAGCACTGCCGTACCTGCTACACGGCCAATTATTGCCGCCACCGGAATACGCCGACGTCGCCACGGTAACCCCGATGTCGCGGCTCTCGATTTACGCCGGTCAACAAGGCGGTGTCCGCGAGTTCGAGCAGTCTGAACCCTTGATCCATGCCGCCACCTGGCGGACGCGTGAGGGCGCGATTGCCGTGGCGGTGGTCAACATTGGTGCGACGCCCGCGACGCCGCGTCTCGCGCTGGATCACCAGCGGCACCGCTTGCCGCCGACGGGAAATATTTATCGCCTTGATCAAAACGGACGCCGCAAAATTGGCGCGTTCGATCAGGCGAAAATTGTGCTCACGCCCCAGCTCGCGGCTGCTGATGCCTGCGTGTTGGAATTGCGACCGGAATAA